From the Deltaproteobacteria bacterium genome, the window TTATTTATCAATTTCCTAAAATCCCACAAAATTGCGGAGTTATACAAAGGTCTCGTCTTTAATCTTGACATTTTTCCCCCCGTATTATTTCTGTCTCATCTCCTCTCAAGAAAGCTTTCTATCTTATCATATATCTCCCTTTGGAAAAAGGGGACGCAACCCTTTAACCCATCAGAAGTATTCAGATTAACCAGTTTTCTAACTTCAAATCTTCTATCCGCTCAAAATGAATTGTATTATTTGTGATCAAAATGCAATCGTTGGATACGGCTACCGAGGCTATCAGAATGTCGAAATCATCGACCATGTTACCCTTTGCTCTGAGGTCTGCCTTGATTTTTCCAAACAGTCTTGCAGATTCATCACTCTCAGACAATATTGCCAGGTTTCTCTTGAAGACCTCTATGCGGTGCAGATTTGCATCAACTCTTTTTGAATTATAGGCGCCGAAATATAGCTCGGCCAATACGCTATAC encodes:
- a CDS encoding type II toxin-antitoxin system VapC family toxin, with the translated sequence MKYLLDTNISIYLLNGNQQLMKKVQEVGAYSLALSYSVLAELYFGAYNSKRVDANLHRIEVFKRNLAILSESDESARLFGKIKADLRAKGNMVDDFDILIASVAVSNDCILITNNTIHFERIEDLKLENWLI